The following DNA comes from Peribacillus sp. FSL E2-0218.
TCTATCGTACAGTTTTATTAGTGGTTTGTCCTTTTTAAAAATACAAATGTCCTCCTGTAATGGAATTATCGCTTGATTGTTTCGTTGAAAAACGTAATAATAGGGAGAGTAAATGTTGACAGAATTTTTTTAATAATAGGGGATGTCGAGATGAAGGTTGCGAAGTTTGGCGGAAGTTCACTGGCGTCAGGTGAACAAATAAAGAAGGTATTCGAAATTGTGGCAGCAGATCCGGAGAGGAAGTTTGTGGTCGTTTCGGCCCCCGGGAAACGCAATTCCGATGATATAAAGGTGACGGATTTATTGATCGAGGCTGCAAAGCAGCAGCTGCGCGGGGATGATGGCGAACCTTTAATCGAAGATGTGGTCGCCCGTTATGGAAGTATCGCTAAGGAGCTGGATATATCCGAGGAAGTCATCACTGGGATTCGCGAAGATTTACAAGCACTGTTGCATGCAGATCAATCCAAGCCAAAGCGTTATTTGGATGCTTTAAAGGCCAGTGGCGAGGATAATAATGCGAAGCTGATTGCCGCTTATTTTCAAAGGCGGGGTGTCGAAGCTCAATATATCAATCCGAAGAGAGCTGGCTTGATCGTATCGGATGAAGATGGATATACCCAGGTGCTGCCAGAATCGTATGATCGGTTATATGATCTGCGTGATGAGCCGGGAATCGTCGTATTTCCAGGGTTTTTCGGATATACGTTAGATGGTGATGTTTTAACGTTTTCAAGAAGCGGCTCTGACATTACGGGCTCGATTCTTGCAAATGGCGTCAAAGCCGAATTGTATGAAAACTTTACCGATGTGGATGCCGTATATGCGGTTAATCCAAATGTGGTTTCCAATCCGAAGGGGATCAGGGAATTAACGTATCGAGAAATGCGTGAGCTTTCTTATGCCGGTTTTTCGGTATTCCATGATGAGGCGCTTATTCCTGCATTCCGGGCGGGAATCCCGGTTCATATCCAAAATACGAACAACCCGGCGGCCCAGGGGACCCGCATTGTGAGTACCCGTGATAATACGAATGGTCCGGTTATTGGGATTGCGAGTGACAAGGGATTTTGCAGCATTTATGTCAGTAAATATTTAATGAACCGGGAAGTCGGATTTGGCCGGAAGCTGCTGCATATCCTTGAAGATTACGGAGTTGCCTATGAGCATATTCCATCGGGCATTGACGATGTGACACTCATTCTGAGACAGGAGCAGATGAGGGGGGACTCCGAGAAGAAAATCATTTCGCGAATCAAGCAAGAGCTGCATGCCGATGAAGTCATTGTGGAGCATAACTTAGCCTTGATCATGGTCGTGGGCGAAGGGATGCGGCATAATGTCGGAACGACGGCAAGAGCCTCGAAAGCGTTGGCGGATGCCAAGGTCAATATCGAAATGATCAACCAGGGCTCTTCGGAGGTAAGCATGATGTTCGGTGTCAAAGAACGCAGCGAAGAGACGGCGATCCAAGCTTTATATCATGAGTTTTTTTGAGAATGACAGTTCCGAGACCGCCTTTTAGAAGGGAGGAAACAATTAGTCACAATACATGGGGCTGGACGTTTCCTCCCGTTCTTTATGATCGTGATAATGACCGTATGGAGATAATAAACCCCGCCTAGAAGGGAGAGGGAGATTATCCACATTAAAGGATTGAATCACTTTTTGTTTTCAGTATCCGACCTGGAAAAATCCATCGAATTTTATAAGACTGCTTTTAAAGGGGAATTCCACAGCCTACTTTGACTTGAATGGGATATGGCTCGCCTTGAATTCAGAAAAAGGTATGGCAAGAAACGAAATAAATGCGTCATCTACGCATGTGGCGTTTTCCATCGATGTAGAAGACTATGAGGACATATTTACGAAATTGAGAAGCTTAAAGGTCAATATCCTTACTGGCCGGGAGAGAGATGAACGCGATAAGGAGTCTATTTATTTTACTGATTTAGATGGACATAAGTTTGAATTCCATACGGGGTCATTGCAGGACAGACTGGATTATTACAAACAGGAAAAATCCCATATGACGTTTTATAAACATTCGGGACAGTAAAGGATGGGAAACGCGAGTAAAAAGTTAGATGACCTATTACAAGCATCATTGGGTGTCGAAGACAATGGAACCTAAAATAAACCTCCCATTTTTAAAATGGGAGGTTTATTTTTATATTAGTCCATTATTGTAAGTAGTTGATCGATTTCTTTCCTTGGTCTTGGTGTGGGAACCATATCAGGATAGCCAACGTGAAGGCTGCCGACTATTTTCTCACCGGGTTTCACCCCTAATGCTTCACGAAATTCCGTGCTATGTATCATGCCGTATGTTTCCCATATCATCCCGATGCCTTGTTCCCAGGCAAGCAGGCTGAAATTCTGGATCAAGGCGCTTGTAGCCGCATAATCTTCTTCCCGTACCATCGGATTCGGATTTTCTTCCATGATCACCGCGACAAACATTGGTACACCGTTCAGTTTATTGAATCCACGCTGTCCGGCTTCCTTCTTCTTTTCGGGGTCCTTTTCCTTGCCCGCCATGAAAGCGCGGGTTGCTTCTGCTAGTTTTAGTCGGCTATCCCCGTGCACAACGACGAAGCGCCAAGGCTGGGTCATTTTATGGTTCGGAGCCCATGTGGACGTTTCCAATAATGTACGGATGGTATCCAATGGAACAGGGATGTCCTTGAAACGCTTGATACTGCGCCGTCCTTTTATGATATCTTCCAGTTTCATAGTCATCCTTCTCCTTTAATATATATGTATGGTTATCAGTTTTAAAAAGAAAAAATCCCCGGCTGCCTAATTTATGCTTCCAACGTGAATTAATTACTTGAATAAAGAGGGGGCAATATTCTAGTGACATGCATTCGCTAATGAGCATATAATTTTTCTAGGCACAGAGAAAGCCGGGGCGACATTGCAGCTATGTACAACATCAACAGGGTACGATAAGGGAATATCGTAAAAGTTTATCAAATTTCAGAGATCGATAATGAAATTGAAAATCATTATCAATTAGAATTTTCGCTTATTTCCTGTTATTTGTCAAGAGTATTTATTAAAAAAAATCAAATAATTTACGAATCGCTTAAATCAGTTTAAATCTTTTAATAAATCTGTATAAAAATGTATAATGGGAACATGAAAAGATGATGACTACATATGAAGAATCGAAGGGTGTCATAGATGAAAAAACTGTCCTCATTCCTTAAGCCGTACTGGCTCTTGATCATTCTTGCTTTATTCTTGATGATCGTCGAGCTTGGTGTGGAATTATTACAACCTCTATTTATTGCAAAGATCATCGATGATGGCATTTTACAGAAAGATTTATCGGTGGTGATCAAATGGGGAAGCGTCATGGTCGGGCTTTCCGTTTTTTCATTTTTGGGCGGAATCGTTAATTCCTTTACTGCATCACATGTAAGTCAAAGTTTCGGGCATGATGTGAGGAAAAGCCTATTCAGCAAAATACAGGCGTTTTCTTTTGCCAATTTGAATAACATCCCAACTTCCTCGTTGATTACAAGAATGACGAATGACGTGACCCAGCTTCAAAATACGGTCTTTATGGGCTTGCGCATCATGGCAAGGGCGCCATTGATCGTAATCGGCGGTGCAATCATGGCCATGACGGTTGATCTGAAGCTATCGCTCGTTTTGGTGATTTCGATTCCAGTTCTTATTTTCTTCCTTGTGTGGGTTATGAAAAGGGCGGCCAAGCTGTTTAAACTCGTTCAGAAAAAGCTTGATGATGTTAATAACGTCATGAGGGAAAACCTTACAGGCATGCGCTTGATCAAAGCTTTTCTGCGCAAGGAGCATGAGATTGGCCGATTTGACGGCGCCAATGATGAACTGAAAAGAAAGACGGTGACCTCGCTTCGTTTAATTGAAACGACCATGCCAGTGCTGATGCTTGTCATGAATGGGGCAATCTTGATCATTCTCTGGCTTGGAAGCGGATTTATTGAAACAGGGGACATCCAAGTAGGGGAAGTCGTGGCGATCGTTAATTATGCAACAAGGATTGCCGCATCACTTTCGATTTTTTCCTGGCTGATCACGGTCATCTCCCGAGCAAAGGCTTCAGCCGAACGTGTAACGGAAATATTCGGGACGCCGATAGACATCGACGAAGGCAGGAAGGAAACCGCCACGAACGTTCTCAAGGGCGGAGGCATCAAGTTTGTTGATGTATCTTTCCGATATCCAGGTTCCGACCATGCCGTACTGAAGCATTTGAACTTCACTATCGATCCCGGGGGTTCGCTTGCCATCATTGGAGCGACGGGATCTGGGAAAACATCCTTGTTTCAGCTGATTCCAAGATTATATGAGACTGATGGCGGCTCCATCCTCATTGATGAACAGGATGTGAAGGATATTCCCCTGGACTCACTGCGGAAAAGGATCGGCTATGTACCACAGGAAGCCCTGCTTTTTTCAGGAACGATAAAAAATAACATCGCTTGGGGGAAAGAAGGGGCCACGGATGAGGAAATCAAGGCGGCGGCCATGCATGCCCAAGTCCATGAAACCGTAATGAAGCTACCGAAGCAATATGAAACGATGTTAGGGCAAAAAGGCGTGAATCTGTCAGGGGGACAAAAGCAGCGGCTGTCGATTGCGAGGGCGTTGGTGCGCAAACCGACGATTCTCCTTCTCGACGATAGTACAAGTGCACTCGATTTGAAAACGGAAAGTAAATTGCTTAGTGCTTTAAAATCCTATACCTGCACGACGATCATCATTACGCAGAAAATCAGTACAGCCATGGAGGCGGATAAAATCTTATTGCTGGAAAATGGTGAAGTGCTTGCTGAAGGGAAACATGAAGATTTGATTCAGTCGAGTGAGCTTTATCGGAAAATCGTTCACTCACAGTTTGGGGAGGAGGGGATATCGTTTGAGCCGAAGAATATCTCCCGATAAGGCAAAGGCAAAACCACTTAACTCATGGAGTACGATAAAAAGGATCATCCCGTACTTGGCAACGAATAAAGGCCTTCTATTTTACGTCCTGTTCATGGTACTGGTAAGCTCGGTGCTGGGCTTGCTTGGCCCCTTTCTGGTCGGCAGGGCCATCGATGAATATATTGTCACGAAGGATAGTGCCGGGCTATTTATCCTTCTTATCTGGCTGCTTGGCGTATACCTTTTCTATTCCCTATCGATGTGGCTGCAGAATTATTGGATGATAGGCATTGCGCAGGATACGGTCTATGCTATGCGCAATCAATTATTCAAGAAGCTTCACCAGCTGTCCATTCCTTTCTTTGATCGCCGGCAGCATGGGGAACTGATGAGTCGGGTCACGAACGATATCGAGAATGTAAGCTCCACTTTGAATAGCTCCGTCATCCAGATTTTCTCCAGTTTGCTGACACTTATCGGGACTGTTGCGGTCATGCTGTATTTGAGCCCGTTGTTAACTTTTCTAACCTTGATCATCGTTCCGCTCATGTTTTTCGGCTTGAGATGGATAACGAACCGGACTGGGAAGCTTTTTAAAGAGCAGCAGAAAAACCTGGGGGAACTGAATGGGTTCATTGAAGAAACGATATCCGGACAGCGGATCGTAAAGGCTTTCTCGCAGGAAGATAAAGTGATCCGGGATTTTATCACCCGGAGTGAAAACCTGAAGAAGGCCGGTTTTTTATCGCAATCGTATTCGGGATTGATTCCAAAGCTGATGAATTTACTGAACAACTTAAGTTTTACGGTAATAGCCGCTGTCGGAGGTTTTTTGGCGTTGAGCGGGATAGGAACGGTCACCATCGGGGTGATTGTCATCTTTACCGAATATTCAAGGCAATTCACCCGTCCGCTCAATGACCTTGCTAATCAATTCAATACTCTTCTTTCGGCAGTTGCTGGTGCGGAAAGGGTTTTTGCCATTTTGGACGAGAATGAAGAAGAAGTGGATGAGATACAGGTCTCTGAGCTTCGGGATGTCCGTGGTCAGGTTGATTTTGAAGGGGTATTTTTTTCCTATAATGAAGACGACCAAACCATTTATGATGTCAGCTTTCATGCTGAAAAAGGCGAAACCATCGCGCTTGTAGGGCCGACTGGTGCAGGGAAGACGACGATCATTAACCTTTTGGCCCGTTTTTACGAGCCGAACAGCGGCAGGATCTTGATCGACGGCCAGAATATCCAGCAGGTTACGCGGGCAAGTCTCCGCAAGCATATGGGATTCGTTTTACAGGATTCCTTTTTGTTTCAAGGTACGATTCGTGAAAATATCCGCTATGGCCGTTTGGAGGCGGGAGATGAAGAGGTGGAGGAGGCAGCCAAGCTTGCCAATGCCCATTCCTTTATCATGAAGCTTCCCGAAGGATACGGGACCATCCTGAGTCAGGATGGCAGTGGGATCAGTCAGGGGCAGCGTCAGCTTTTATCGATTGCGAGGGCCATTTTGGCAGACCCCGTCCTCCTGATCTTGGATGAGGCGACAAGCAGTATAGATACGATCACGGAGCTTAAAATCCAGGAAGCATTACAGCGCTTGATGGAAGGAAGAACGAGTTTTGTCATTGCCCATCGGTTGAATACGATTCAGCAAAGTGACTTGATCCTTGTTCTTGATGAAGGAAGGGTCATCGAAAAAGGATCCCATGAGGAGCTGCTGGGGCAAAGGGGTTTTTACTACGACCTATACCGCAGTTCAATTAAGGAAAGTACGACTGGATGATGTAAGAAATGTGTGCCTTAGGGTGCGCATTTTTTTGCGTTTCCATGGAAACTAATAGTAAGGAGGAAGGGTGCGTTGTTCCGTTTAAGCAAGTGAAAAATGGTTTCAAGTAATAAGTGTTTTCCTCTTGCTTATATGTCTTTAATTTGCTAATATAACTGACGAACGTTCGTTAAAATTCGAGGTGAAAGTATTGAAAAGCAATGACATTAAAGAAGCTGCTCTTAAATATTTTACGATCCATGGTTATGAAGGAGCATCCCTTTCACAAATAGCAGAAGAAGTCGGCATGAGAAAGCAATCCATTTACGCCCATTTTAAAGGGAAGGATGATCTTTTTCTGAACGTTTTACGTGATGCGAAAGAGACGGAGTTAACTTCCAAACTTCAATATTTCAGTAAAGTGGATTCAAGGAACCCTGAGAAGGATTTATACGGATTCTTACAATTGATCATCGATCTTTTCCAAAAAAATGAGCATGTAAAGTTCTGGCTGCGGATGTCTTTTTTTCCGCCAGCCCATCTGGAGGAAGCCATTACAGAGGAAGTCATCGACATAGAGGAAAAAGTGCAGGCCATACTTGAAGAAAAATTTCAGGATTGGATCAATGCCGGGTTAATCATTGAAGAGGCGGCAATCACGCCTACGTTCGCCTTCTTGGGAGTTGTCGATTCGATTATGCTTGAGCTTGTATACGGCAATGATGAGAAGCGGCTGAAGGATAAAGTGGCGGCCTCCTGGACAGTGTTCTGGAGAGGTATATCGCCTAAATGATTTACATGGAAAGAGGTGTCACTACATGGTTAAACCAATTAAAGAACAAAAGGCGGTATTGATCATATTGCTAAGCAATATATTCATCGCCTTTCTGGGAATCGGTCTCATCATCCCCGTCATGCCATCCTTGATGAACATCATGCACCTGTCAGGCAGTACGATGGGCTATCTTGTGGCCGTATTTGCGGTATCCCAGCTTATTATGTCCCCGTTCGCAGGCAGGTGGGTCGACCGTTACGGCAGAAAGAAAATCATCATAATCGGATTATTCCTTTTTGGTGTGTCGGAGCTTATCTTCGGTTTGGGCACGAACGTCGCCGTGTTTTATCTATCAAGGATTCTCGGCGGGATCAGTGCAGCATTCATTATGCCGGGCGTTACGGCGTATGTTGCAGATATTACATCCGTTAAGGAGCGTCCAAAAGCGATGGGGTATATTTCCGCCGCCATTAGCTTGGGCTTTATTATAGGGCCGGGAATAGGCGGTTTCGTTGCTGAATACGGAATCCGTTACCCCTTCTTCCTTGCGGCACTGATTGCTTTTATAGCCTGCCTTTCATCCATATTTATATTGAAAGAGCCACTGACAAAGGAACAGCTTGCAGAAGTTTCGGCTGATGCAGGGCAAACGAACTTTGTTTCCGATTTAAAAAAATCCCTTAATCCGCTCTACTTCATTGCATTCATCCTAGTATTCGTACTGGCATTTGGATTATCGGCATATGAAACTGTTTTTAGCCTGTTTTCCGATCATAAATTCGGTTTCACACCGAAGGATATTGCAATGATCATTACGATAAGCTCAATCTTCGGGGTGGTTGTGCAAGTATTCATGTTCGGAAAAATGGTGGATATCCTCGGGGAAAAGAAGCTGATTCAATTATGTTTGATCGTCGGTGCCATATTTGCAGTTGCTTCCACCTTGATCACCAGCTATATGGCCGTGTTGGCGGTGACATGCTTCATCTTTCTTGCATTTGACTTGCTGCGTCCGGCATTGACGACATTTTTATCAAAAGCGGGCGGGAAAGAGCAAGGGTTCGTAGCGGGCATGAACTCAACCTACACGAGCTTAGGGAATATCGTCGGCCCGGCAATGGGCGGGATCCTATTTGACATAAACATCCACTATCCATATCTTTTTGCTGCAGTCATTATGGTCATCGGCCTTGGTATTACAGTCATCTGGAAGGAAAAACGTTTGGCTGAAAGCTTAGTGCAATGATTAGCAATTCCTGAAACATCAATTACGTGGTTGATTCCTTTCATGACATAAAGCCCCCTTGTCCATATCGGAAAGGGGGCTTTGTTTTTTGAATCTATTAACGGGAATTAACAAATAATAGACGGATTGCATCAAATTCCATTATATTTCCTTTCAATTCTCCTAA
Coding sequences within:
- a CDS encoding MFS transporter codes for the protein MVKPIKEQKAVLIILLSNIFIAFLGIGLIIPVMPSLMNIMHLSGSTMGYLVAVFAVSQLIMSPFAGRWVDRYGRKKIIIIGLFLFGVSELIFGLGTNVAVFYLSRILGGISAAFIMPGVTAYVADITSVKERPKAMGYISAAISLGFIIGPGIGGFVAEYGIRYPFFLAALIAFIACLSSIFILKEPLTKEQLAEVSADAGQTNFVSDLKKSLNPLYFIAFILVFVLAFGLSAYETVFSLFSDHKFGFTPKDIAMIITISSIFGVVVQVFMFGKMVDILGEKKLIQLCLIVGAIFAVASTLITSYMAVLAVTCFIFLAFDLLRPALTTFLSKAGGKEQGFVAGMNSTYTSLGNIVGPAMGGILFDINIHYPYLFAAVIMVIGLGITVIWKEKRLAESLVQ
- a CDS encoding nitroreductase; this translates as MKLEDIIKGRRSIKRFKDIPVPLDTIRTLLETSTWAPNHKMTQPWRFVVVHGDSRLKLAEATRAFMAGKEKDPEKKKEAGQRGFNKLNGVPMFVAVIMEENPNPMVREEDYAATSALIQNFSLLAWEQGIGMIWETYGMIHSTEFREALGVKPGEKIVGSLHVGYPDMVPTPRPRKEIDQLLTIMD
- a CDS encoding ABC transporter ATP-binding protein encodes the protein MKKLSSFLKPYWLLIILALFLMIVELGVELLQPLFIAKIIDDGILQKDLSVVIKWGSVMVGLSVFSFLGGIVNSFTASHVSQSFGHDVRKSLFSKIQAFSFANLNNIPTSSLITRMTNDVTQLQNTVFMGLRIMARAPLIVIGGAIMAMTVDLKLSLVLVISIPVLIFFLVWVMKRAAKLFKLVQKKLDDVNNVMRENLTGMRLIKAFLRKEHEIGRFDGANDELKRKTVTSLRLIETTMPVLMLVMNGAILIILWLGSGFIETGDIQVGEVVAIVNYATRIAASLSIFSWLITVISRAKASAERVTEIFGTPIDIDEGRKETATNVLKGGGIKFVDVSFRYPGSDHAVLKHLNFTIDPGGSLAIIGATGSGKTSLFQLIPRLYETDGGSILIDEQDVKDIPLDSLRKRIGYVPQEALLFSGTIKNNIAWGKEGATDEEIKAAAMHAQVHETVMKLPKQYETMLGQKGVNLSGGQKQRLSIARALVRKPTILLLDDSTSALDLKTESKLLSALKSYTCTTIIITQKISTAMEADKILLLENGEVLAEGKHEDLIQSSELYRKIVHSQFGEEGISFEPKNISR
- a CDS encoding ABC transporter ATP-binding protein, yielding MSRRISPDKAKAKPLNSWSTIKRIIPYLATNKGLLFYVLFMVLVSSVLGLLGPFLVGRAIDEYIVTKDSAGLFILLIWLLGVYLFYSLSMWLQNYWMIGIAQDTVYAMRNQLFKKLHQLSIPFFDRRQHGELMSRVTNDIENVSSTLNSSVIQIFSSLLTLIGTVAVMLYLSPLLTFLTLIIVPLMFFGLRWITNRTGKLFKEQQKNLGELNGFIEETISGQRIVKAFSQEDKVIRDFITRSENLKKAGFLSQSYSGLIPKLMNLLNNLSFTVIAAVGGFLALSGIGTVTIGVIVIFTEYSRQFTRPLNDLANQFNTLLSAVAGAERVFAILDENEEEVDEIQVSELRDVRGQVDFEGVFFSYNEDDQTIYDVSFHAEKGETIALVGPTGAGKTTIINLLARFYEPNSGRILIDGQNIQQVTRASLRKHMGFVLQDSFLFQGTIRENIRYGRLEAGDEEVEEAAKLANAHSFIMKLPEGYGTILSQDGSGISQGQRQLLSIARAILADPVLLILDEATSSIDTITELKIQEALQRLMEGRTSFVIAHRLNTIQQSDLILVLDEGRVIEKGSHEELLGQRGFYYDLYRSSIKESTTG
- a CDS encoding TetR/AcrR family transcriptional regulator codes for the protein MKVLKSNDIKEAALKYFTIHGYEGASLSQIAEEVGMRKQSIYAHFKGKDDLFLNVLRDAKETELTSKLQYFSKVDSRNPEKDLYGFLQLIIDLFQKNEHVKFWLRMSFFPPAHLEEAITEEVIDIEEKVQAILEEKFQDWINAGLIIEEAAITPTFAFLGVVDSIMLELVYGNDEKRLKDKVAASWTVFWRGISPK
- a CDS encoding aspartate kinase; protein product: MKVAKFGGSSLASGEQIKKVFEIVAADPERKFVVVSAPGKRNSDDIKVTDLLIEAAKQQLRGDDGEPLIEDVVARYGSIAKELDISEEVITGIREDLQALLHADQSKPKRYLDALKASGEDNNAKLIAAYFQRRGVEAQYINPKRAGLIVSDEDGYTQVLPESYDRLYDLRDEPGIVVFPGFFGYTLDGDVLTFSRSGSDITGSILANGVKAELYENFTDVDAVYAVNPNVVSNPKGIRELTYREMRELSYAGFSVFHDEALIPAFRAGIPVHIQNTNNPAAQGTRIVSTRDNTNGPVIGIASDKGFCSIYVSKYLMNREVGFGRKLLHILEDYGVAYEHIPSGIDDVTLILRQEQMRGDSEKKIISRIKQELHADEVIVEHNLALIMVVGEGMRHNVGTTARASKALADAKVNIEMINQGSSEVSMMFGVKERSEETAIQALYHEFF